A portion of the Gammaproteobacteria bacterium genome contains these proteins:
- the cas5e gene encoding type I-E CRISPR-associated protein Cas5/CasD, with the protein MPQVLVFTLAAPLASWGVGGAARRPSEDVPTWSAVVGLLGAALGYARTDERLSRLAATYTLAVRVEREGERLWDYHTVQTPHEPALKGRAAGTRAEELQAVNPDGVPWTNITRREYIADGSWSVAVWPLTDHPDPSPEDLARALEEPVYPLYAGRRGCLLAAPLRPQVKDAQHLAEVLEPTGRLCWDVRIPGGPVAAAQVRERRDLLLSPSRRTFGVRQEAFL; encoded by the coding sequence ATGCCGCAGGTCCTGGTGTTTACCCTGGCTGCCCCACTCGCCTCCTGGGGAGTCGGGGGGGCGGCACGACGTCCGAGCGAGGACGTGCCGACCTGGTCGGCGGTGGTGGGTCTCCTCGGCGCTGCCCTCGGGTATGCGCGCACGGATGAGCGCCTCTCGCGGTTGGCGGCCACCTACACCCTGGCCGTGCGGGTCGAGCGCGAGGGCGAGCGCTTGTGGGATTACCACACGGTGCAAACACCGCATGAGCCGGCGTTAAAGGGCCGTGCCGCAGGCACCCGCGCCGAGGAACTGCAGGCCGTGAACCCCGATGGGGTCCCCTGGACCAACATCACCCGGCGCGAGTACATCGCCGATGGGTCGTGGTCGGTGGCCGTGTGGCCGCTGACGGACCATCCCGACCCCTCCCCGGAGGACCTCGCTCGGGCCCTGGAAGAGCCCGTGTACCCCCTCTACGCTGGACGCCGTGGCTGCCTGCTCGCCGCTCCCTTGCGTCCGCAGGTGAAGGACGCACAGCACCTGGCGGAGGTGCTCGAACCCACCGGCAGGCTCTGTTGGGACGTCCGTATCCCGGGGGGGCCGGTGGCCGCAGCCCAGGTGCGCGAGCGCCGGGACCTGCTCCTCAGCCCCTCCCGCCGCACGTTTGGCGTGCGCCAGGAAGCCTTCCTGTGA
- the cas7e gene encoding type I-E CRISPR-associated protein Cas7/Cse4/CasC → MRIEISGLVSYPPSCPNRDETNRPKTAVFGGHQRQRISSQSLKRAWRLSAPMQAVDASFSTRTRRLGYIVQERLLAAGMAEKLAAETSAKIVAGFGSPDKKDKLLTSEVVVLGPEELAAVEALLAQLAAKNRAPTEGELEALERPTQALDVALFGRMRADNKAVGVEATASVAHALTTNAVRIEDDFWTAVDDLNVADTGAAGMGEVEFGAGVYYVYAVVDVDALVKNLGGHREAAARGVEGLVEAIATVTPGGHRSTFAHHSLARYLRLDVGEQAPCSLMAAFEVPVSGREMGLTQESIERLEAYAEEVRLARRVQPRETVIFNGPAHQGSLNAVCEAARAAVVAGRGA, encoded by the coding sequence ATGCGCATCGAGATCTCTGGGTTGGTTTCCTATCCGCCGTCCTGTCCCAACCGCGACGAGACCAACCGCCCGAAGACCGCGGTATTCGGCGGCCACCAACGCCAGCGGATTTCCTCGCAGTCCTTGAAGCGGGCTTGGCGACTCTCGGCGCCAATGCAGGCCGTGGACGCTTCGTTCTCCACCCGTACGCGACGCCTGGGGTACATCGTCCAGGAGAGGCTCCTGGCGGCCGGCATGGCGGAGAAGCTCGCGGCCGAGACGAGCGCCAAAATCGTCGCCGGCTTCGGGTCCCCCGACAAGAAGGACAAGCTCCTCACCAGCGAGGTCGTGGTGCTCGGGCCGGAAGAGTTGGCCGCCGTGGAGGCACTGCTCGCGCAACTGGCAGCGAAGAACCGTGCTCCGACAGAGGGGGAGTTGGAGGCTCTCGAAAGGCCGACGCAGGCGCTGGACGTGGCGCTCTTCGGGCGGATGCGGGCCGACAACAAGGCGGTCGGCGTGGAGGCGACGGCCTCCGTTGCGCACGCGCTTACCACCAATGCGGTTCGCATCGAGGATGACTTCTGGACTGCGGTGGACGATCTGAACGTCGCCGACACCGGGGCCGCTGGCATGGGCGAGGTCGAGTTCGGGGCCGGTGTCTACTACGTATATGCGGTGGTCGATGTCGACGCCCTCGTTAAGAACCTGGGCGGCCATCGGGAGGCGGCTGCGCGCGGCGTCGAGGGGCTCGTCGAGGCCATCGCCACGGTCACTCCGGGCGGGCACCGGAGCACGTTTGCACATCACAGCCTGGCCCGGTATCTGCGCCTCGACGTGGGTGAGCAGGCCCCCTGTTCCTTGATGGCCGCCTTCGAGGTGCCCGTCAGTGGGCGCGAGATGGGACTGACGCAGGAATCCATCGAGCGGCTGGAAGCCTACGCCGAGGAAGTCCGCCTCGCTCGCCGGGTGCAGCCTCGCGAGACAGTCATTTTCAACGGGCCGGCCCACCAGGGTTCTTTGAATGCCGTCTGCGAGGCCGCGCGCGCCGCCGTGGTGGCGGGCCGGGGCGCCTGA
- the cas6e gene encoding type I-E CRISPR-associated protein Cas6/Cse3/CasE gives MSAFISRVALRPEGAARYRHWLASGAYGEHQLLWQLFPQGGRAPFLYRWFEPQSPAFLISGVAPLPDHPAWRVESKPFAPQLREGDRLAFVLRANATVYREGHRHDVVMDARAHGDARARLEVANELGLAWLSRQGERHGFALEDGHVSYYGQLRARGISVGVMDFEGKLRVTDQESFALALVQGVGRARRFGCGLLLVRRA, from the coding sequence GTGAGCGCTTTCATCTCGCGGGTTGCGCTTCGCCCCGAAGGGGCAGCGCGATACCGCCATTGGCTCGCAAGCGGAGCCTACGGAGAGCACCAGCTCCTCTGGCAGCTCTTCCCGCAAGGGGGACGAGCACCGTTCCTGTACCGTTGGTTCGAACCGCAGAGCCCCGCGTTCCTCATCTCTGGGGTGGCTCCGCTCCCTGATCATCCGGCGTGGAGAGTGGAGAGCAAGCCCTTTGCGCCGCAGTTGCGCGAAGGTGATCGGCTCGCCTTTGTTCTGCGGGCGAACGCCACGGTCTATCGTGAGGGGCATCGCCACGACGTTGTCATGGATGCCCGAGCCCATGGTGACGCGCGCGCTCGTCTGGAGGTTGCCAACGAGCTTGGGCTCGCGTGGCTCTCGCGCCAGGGCGAGCGGCACGGTTTCGCACTGGAGGATGGCCATGTCTCCTATTACGGTCAACTGCGCGCCCGCGGCATCAGCGTGGGCGTCATGGATTTCGAAGGCAAACTCAGAGTGACGGATCAGGAGTCCTTCGCCCTTGCCCTTGTGCAGGGGGTGGGTCGTGCCCGCCGCTTCGGCTGTGGGCTCTTGCTCGTGCGTCGCGCCTGA
- the casB gene encoding type I-E CRISPR-associated protein Cse2/CasB, whose product MAEEIDWTKVVSWHRDLSRGERAELRRAAPAEDVAFSPAFARLLNALPGVDWRRLAVVASLLARVSDHDGRRSVAAACGGVVREGRMRRLVETTVRDELPAQLGSILRLLGGSANVADLAAGVYYWGDHVRRQWAMDYYTGGRG is encoded by the coding sequence GTGGCAGAAGAGATTGACTGGACGAAAGTCGTTTCTTGGCACCGAGACCTGAGCCGTGGCGAGCGGGCCGAGCTGCGGCGGGCGGCGCCGGCTGAGGACGTCGCTTTCTCGCCCGCGTTCGCCCGGTTGCTGAACGCGCTGCCGGGCGTGGACTGGCGGCGCCTCGCCGTGGTCGCGAGCCTCCTTGCCCGAGTGAGCGACCATGACGGCCGGCGCTCGGTCGCTGCGGCCTGTGGTGGCGTGGTTCGGGAAGGCCGAATGCGCCGGCTCGTGGAGACGACCGTGCGCGATGAGCTGCCCGCGCAGCTTGGCTCGATTCTTCGACTGCTCGGCGGGTCGGCGAACGTCGCCGACTTGGCAGCCGGTGTTTACTACTGGGGCGACCATGTCCGTCGCCAGTGGGCGATGGACTACTACACCGGGGGCAGGGGGTGA
- the ychF gene encoding redox-regulated ATPase YchF yields MGFRCGIVGLPNVGKSTLFNALTANQIPAENYPFCTIDPNVGVVPMPDARLDALAAIVKPAKVIATTMEFVDIAGLVAGASRGEGLGNKFLGNIRETQAIAHVVRCFVDPDVVHVSGKIDPLGDIEVIDTELELADLEAVERALQKAAKASKAGDKEALAQKALLERVLEHLGAGRPVRSMDLAREEAELLRPLFLLTQKPVLYLANVAEDGFHDNPFLDAVTRRAAEEGSEVVAVCAKIEAELAQLAPAEQKEFLADLGLEEPGLNRVIRAGYRLLHLQTFFTAGPKEVRAWTIPVGATAPQAAGKIHTDFERGFIRAEVIAYDDYIRYGGEQGAKEAGRLRLEGKEYVVADGDVVHFRFNV; encoded by the coding sequence ATGGGCTTTCGCTGCGGCATCGTCGGTCTTCCCAACGTCGGCAAATCGACGCTCTTCAACGCGCTCACGGCCAACCAGATCCCGGCCGAGAACTACCCCTTCTGCACCATCGACCCGAACGTGGGTGTGGTGCCCATGCCCGACGCGCGGCTGGACGCGCTGGCGGCCATCGTCAAGCCGGCAAAGGTCATCGCCACGACGATGGAGTTCGTGGACATCGCAGGTTTGGTGGCGGGGGCCTCCCGGGGCGAGGGCCTCGGCAACAAGTTCCTCGGCAACATCCGCGAGACCCAGGCCATCGCCCACGTGGTGCGCTGCTTCGTGGACCCGGACGTGGTCCACGTCTCCGGCAAGATCGACCCGCTCGGGGACATCGAGGTGATCGACACCGAGCTCGAGCTCGCGGACCTGGAGGCCGTGGAGCGCGCCCTGCAGAAGGCGGCGAAGGCGTCCAAGGCCGGCGACAAGGAGGCGCTTGCCCAGAAGGCCCTCCTCGAGCGGGTGCTGGAGCACCTGGGCGCCGGCAGGCCCGTGCGCTCCATGGACCTCGCGCGCGAGGAGGCCGAGCTCCTGCGCCCGCTCTTCCTCCTCACCCAGAAGCCGGTCCTCTACCTCGCCAACGTGGCCGAGGACGGCTTCCACGACAACCCCTTCCTCGACGCCGTCACCCGTCGCGCCGCGGAGGAGGGCTCCGAAGTGGTCGCGGTCTGCGCCAAGATCGAGGCCGAGCTGGCCCAGCTCGCCCCCGCGGAGCAGAAGGAGTTCCTGGCGGACCTCGGGCTCGAGGAGCCGGGCCTGAACCGGGTCATCCGCGCCGGCTACCGCCTGCTGCACCTGCAGACCTTCTTCACCGCCGGCCCGAAGGAGGTCCGCGCCTGGACCATCCCCGTCGGCGCCACCGCGCCCCAGGCCGCCGGGAAGATCCACACCGACTTCGAGCGCGGCTTCATCCGCGCCGAGGTCATCGCCTACGACGACTACATCCGCTACGGCGGCGAGCAAGGCGCCAAGGAGGCCGGCCGCCTGCGGCTGGAAGGCAAGGAGTACGTCGTCGCCGACGGCGACGTGGTCCACTTCCGGTTCAACGTCTAA
- the pth gene encoding aminoacyl-tRNA hydrolase, with protein sequence MAGLGNPGPRYADTRHNAGFWFLDRLAADRRLVFRRAAKFLGEVAEADIGGRVWLLKPETFMNHSGQSVAALAGFYRLDPQQVLVVHDDLDLPPGTVRLKRGGGHGGHNGLRDILACLGSDDFLRLRVGVGHPGPGGDVVSYVLNRPLAEEARLIHESIGRALELLPRIASGDAARVMNLLNARPRPPAAEGEGKGTGEGKGTGEG encoded by the coding sequence GTGGCGGGGCTCGGGAATCCCGGGCCCCGCTACGCGGACACGCGCCACAACGCGGGGTTCTGGTTCCTGGACCGCCTGGCGGCGGACCGGAGGCTCGTCTTTCGCCGCGCGGCGAAGTTCCTGGGCGAGGTCGCCGAGGCGGACATCGGCGGCCGGGTCTGGCTGCTCAAGCCCGAGACCTTCATGAACCACAGCGGCCAGTCGGTGGCGGCCCTCGCCGGCTTCTACCGCCTGGACCCCCAGCAGGTCCTGGTGGTCCACGACGACCTGGACCTGCCGCCGGGCACCGTGCGCCTCAAGCGGGGCGGCGGCCACGGCGGCCACAACGGGCTGCGCGACATCCTGGCCTGCCTGGGCAGCGACGACTTCCTGCGCCTGCGGGTGGGGGTCGGCCACCCGGGGCCCGGGGGTGACGTGGTGAGCTACGTGCTGAACCGCCCCCTGGCCGAGGAGGCGCGCCTGATCCACGAGTCGATCGGCCGCGCGCTCGAGCTTCTTCCGCGCATCGCGTCCGGTGACGCGGCACGGGTGATGAATCTGTTGAACGCCAGGCCCCGCCCGCCGGCCGCGGAGGGGGAGGGCAAGGGTACCGGGGAGGGCAAGGGTACCGGGGAGGGGTAA
- a CDS encoding 50S ribosomal protein L25/general stress protein Ctc, whose protein sequence is MNEFELSAERRADVGKGASRRLRRDGKVPAIVYGGDDEPMPVTLIQNELNRRLENQAFYSHVLTLNLGSETQSVVLKDIHRHPYKRQLLHVDLQRVSASRRLHMRVPLHFINEEACVGLKAGGVVHRLATEVEVGCLPKDLPEFIAVDLAGVELGQGVRLSELVLPAGVELSHPVSEETDRPVVMVARPHGGEEAPAAEAAATPTPAP, encoded by the coding sequence ATGAACGAGTTCGAGCTGAGCGCCGAGCGCCGGGCCGACGTGGGGAAAGGTGCGAGCCGCCGCCTGCGCCGTGACGGCAAGGTCCCGGCGATTGTCTACGGCGGAGACGATGAGCCGATGCCGGTCACGCTCATCCAGAACGAGCTGAACCGCCGGCTGGAGAACCAGGCCTTCTATTCGCACGTGCTGACCCTGAACCTCGGGTCGGAGACCCAGAGCGTGGTGCTGAAGGACATTCACCGCCACCCCTACAAGCGCCAGCTCCTGCACGTGGACCTGCAGCGGGTCAGCGCCAGCCGCCGTCTGCACATGCGCGTGCCGCTGCACTTCATCAACGAAGAGGCCTGCGTGGGGCTCAAGGCCGGCGGCGTCGTCCACCGCCTGGCCACCGAGGTGGAGGTGGGCTGTCTGCCGAAGGACCTGCCGGAGTTCATCGCCGTCGACCTGGCGGGCGTCGAGCTGGGCCAGGGCGTGCGCCTCTCCGAGCTGGTGCTACCGGCCGGGGTCGAGCTCTCCCACCCCGTCAGCGAGGAGACCGACCGGCCGGTGGTGATGGTGGCCCGTCCCCACGGCGGCGAGGAAGCGCCTGCCGCGGAAGCGGCGGCCACTCCCACCCCTGCGCCGTAA